gctccagcctctgagctgtcagcacagagcccgacgcggggctcaaacccacgaactgtgagatcatgacctgagcccaagtcagatgctcacccaactgagccacccaagtgccccattccTGGAGATTTAACACGCAGCAAAGACAGTACTGAATTATATATAAACTTCACAGTTTCTAAGAGAGAGATCTTAATTTTTCCCATCacgaaaaaaaatgataattatctGGTGTGATAGAGGTGTTAACTAATCTTATactggtaatcatattgcaataatTAAAtgcatcaaatcaacacattttaCAATTTAAGTTTACATGATGctatatttcaattatatattaataaaataaataataaattaatatctactctcttagcaaatatCAAGTATGTAATACAATATTGCTAACTTTTATCACCACGCTTTACATTACATTTACAGAACTTACAACtataagtttgtaccttttgttcAGCATGTCCCCATTTCTGCCATCTCTTAGATCCCGGTAACCAcaattcaactcttggtttctaggagtttgtcttttttagactcagaaataaaaaaagaagggaatcttgccatttgcaataacatggctAGAACTTGTGGATATTATGCTAAATAGAAAGACTGTATGACAGcacttatatgtgcaatctcAGAATTGACATTTTTAAGCACTGAATCTTCCCTTTTTAGACGTATAGTATCTCCATTTATTCATACATCCTTTTGTGTTCTGTTACACTTTCTTCAgatagatttttctcatttctttttacttgtttctaTCAGATTTATTCCCAAGTCTGTCtgtctcctgcctgcctgcctgccttccttccttccttccttccttcctttggaagaaacaatggtttatttttttttctttagtgattcatcacttacatataataccctaTGCTCATCATaactagtgccctccttaatacccaccccccccacccacttcccttcatcaactctcagtttgttctctatcactaAGAGtccttatggtttgtttccctctctcttttttttccttcccatatgttcatctgttttgtttcttaaattccacatatgaatgaaatcatatggtacttatctccgactgacttatttcacttagcataatatactctagcacCATGCAcctcattgcaaatagcaagatttcattctttttgatggctgagtaatattccaacaatttggtttattttttttttaatgaagttaccAAGCTGCTGAATCTTAAGGTCTCAACAAATGTTGTaccttattattttcattaaacaaTAAGATCTTCTACTTTTATTATTCCTGGTTAATAGCAGTTTTGTTACTACAGCTGTTTCCATTTCCCAAACAGTCATCACAGACAGTTTAACATGGTGGCTACTGCTTTCAGGGAATTCTATCTGATGAATCCTCACCTCCATCACAATAGCTGCTGGCAATCTTTCATCAAAAGTCCATCCATCAGGACTTCTCTATCATGGTTGGCCAAGTAGTCCTGCTTTGGGTGCCAGCTAAACATGATATTCCTGAAACCCCACGGATATTCcttgtgtcatttttaaatatgtctgaAAGCAACGCTCTAAACAGGTGGTCTCTTCAGGTTTTATTCCTCTTGTTGTGGGGTCTTTAACACAGCCCAAAAAGCAGGTTGCTGGAAATTTATTGTAGGTTCCAAGAAATTCCTTAAATTGTTTTATCTGATCAAATTCTTGTATTTGGTACTAGTATTGGGTACATATTCTTTTGGTATGTTTATCAGTCACCTTTTCTGATGTATGAGTTTCCTTTTTACTCTGGAAAGTTAATTCTCCAACCTTCACCTGAGTGTCTCCAATAAGGCCTGGTTACTTACTGAAGCACAGGCTCTCACATCCTATACCAGTGCAAGGTTGGGGGGCTACATTGCCAGTCAAGTGTAGAGGCAGAGGATCTGGATCAGGGCAGGAACTTCAGGCACCGGATAGTTATACTTTCTTGCCATTGTCAATTGAAATTTGTCACTGCATTATATTTTTCTACTACaggataaatattaatatttgtatatgtatcttGTATCTGACTACTTTGGTAAATCTTCACAGATTTAAAAGTTCTAATATGAGTCCCTGGGAGCTTTCTAGAGTGTCAGTCAAgtcagttaaaaataattacatattcatattttaaatatttgtgccTATTTCATTAACTTTGCTTTTTCACTGGATTACACTGCCATCTGAAAATATACCTTTACCAGTGGAAACAGACACTATCCTTACTTTGTCCTTCCCATAATTGGGGGGAATGAGACTCTTATATTCAAAGTTTTCTACTctggtaaaatttaaattttagaataagggtttcttaattttttagtcagaataattaatatatataaagccatCCTCtaggtgaaaaaggaaaaaaaaatcaaggttgtTTCTTGACGAACTCAAGAAGAATCTTTTGAAAGATAATTAAGAAAACTCAGAGAAATTTGGCTAAtagaatttcaaaacaaaaaaatatcctaaaaacaCAAGGGAAACTTTAGTTTCTCATTTATAAAGCAGCttgaaattttcttatttttctcctactggattttattccattttttctggAAGGTCTTGAAGTAAATATTCTTTACAATCAAAACAGATACCAGTGAGCTTTTTATATGCTGGAGATTAGGGAAGAAGCTGACTTGATGAAATTGCCCTTCACATCTCTCCAACTGCTTCTCCACACCCTGTCCAGGAAGGCACAGACATGGAGACCAAGAACTACAGCAGTGACTCAGGCTTTATCCTCCTGGGCCTCTCTTCCAACCCTCAGCTACAGAAACCTCTCTTTGCCATCTTCCTCATCATGTACCTGGTCACCGTGCTGGGCAATGTACTCATCATCCTGGCCATCCACTCAGACCCCCGACTCCATACCCCTATGTACTTTTTCCTCAGCAACCTATCATTCATGGATATCTGCTTCACAACTGTCACTGTACCCAAGATGCTGGTGAATTTACTATCAGAGACAAAGGCTATCTCCTTCGTGGGATGCCTGGTCCAGATGTACTTCTTCATGGCCTTTGCGAACACTGACAGTTACCTGCTGGCCTCCATGGCCATAGACCGGCTGGTAGCCATCTGCCACCCCTTCCATTACAATAGGGTTATGAACCCACGGCGCTGCCTCCTCATGCTGCTGGGTTCTTGCACCATCTCCCACCTGCACTCCCTGCTCCGTGTGCTACTCATGTCCCGCCTGTCCTTCTGTGCCTCCCATGTCATTAAGCACTTTTTTTGTGACACCCAGCCTGTGCTAAAGCTATCCTGCTCTGACACGTCCTCCAGCCAGATTGTGGTCATGACCGAGACCCTGGCTGTCATCGCGACCCCCTTTCTGTGCATTCTCTTCTCCTACCTGCGAATCATCGTCACCGTGCTCAGAATTCCCTCTGCAGCCGGTAAGTGGAAGGCCTTCTCTACCTGTAGCTCCCACCTTACCGTAGTGGCCTTGTTCTATGGGAGTGTCATCTATGTGTATTTCAGGCCCCTGTCCATGTACTCAGTGGTGAAGGACCGGGTAGCCACAGTCATGTACACAGTAGTGACacccatgctgaaccccttcatctacagcctgaggaacaaagATATGAAGAGGGGTTTGAGGAAATTAAGGGACAGAATAcactcataaaatgaaaaaaatagatggaagaGTTTAAATGGGAGATGACCCAAGAAATGGTCACATCATCTTTCTTTACTACCCATTTTTCACATGACACTCAAAAAGGTCATAGAAGGTAGTGTTGAAAAGCAGTAAGAGCCCTGGCCTTAAAGCTAGAACACTTAGTTTCTATCAATAACATTGGCCAAATATATGTGTAATCCCAGGACAAATGCTGCTAGGAATACACATTTCAGGAAAACCATTTTTGCCCCCTATAAAATTAAAGCTATTTGAAGGGCAATAAAGCATCTCCAAATCCCTCCTCTATGGGCTTTACTTTGGCTAgtattcaagaaattaaaaagtcctATTCATTTTGAGGATAAGAAATTACATGAATTTGGTAGGAAATTGGAAAAGACTTCTTGGGATAATGACCTAAGATCACACTTAAGATGTATTGATTTT
Above is a window of Panthera tigris isolate Pti1 chromosome D4, P.tigris_Pti1_mat1.1, whole genome shotgun sequence DNA encoding:
- the LOC102970189 gene encoding olfactory receptor 1L4, which gives rise to METKNYSSDSGFILLGLSSNPQLQKPLFAIFLIMYLVTVLGNVLIILAIHSDPRLHTPMYFFLSNLSFMDICFTTVTVPKMLVNLLSETKAISFVGCLVQMYFFMAFANTDSYLLASMAIDRLVAICHPFHYNRVMNPRRCLLMLLGSCTISHLHSLLRVLLMSRLSFCASHVIKHFFCDTQPVLKLSCSDTSSSQIVVMTETLAVIATPFLCILFSYLRIIVTVLRIPSAAGKWKAFSTCSSHLTVVALFYGSVIYVYFRPLSMYSVVKDRVATVMYTVVTPMLNPFIYSLRNKDMKRGLRKLRDRIHS